Proteins co-encoded in one Acidobacteriota bacterium genomic window:
- a CDS encoding PD40 domain-containing protein: MQGNFIGVAADGITSLGNTAGSQVGWGIGIFRLASGNFIGGTGNGEGNVIANNDGPGIGVFTSPFPNGPTLSNSILNNSIFNKGALGIDLQSTGVTRNELNDTDTGANNQQNYPILTSVSESAGNTLIQGLLNSTPNTNFQIQFFSNPSCDSSGFGEGRTFVGSANVSTNANGNAVINSIFTSVPTTGYVTSLATSFDGSNNPLDTSEFSPCLSRQTVNLKADYQFQGNLNSTVAGAPPMTNLTGSGGANSFVADTVDGYTRQSLRYPFNSGLSVSTAGGLVPNGAYTIVILFRFDQVNNLRRVISFDNRTSDDGAYIENGRFQTEPTTTTAFLPSTYIQAVLVRDESGRIQAYRDGALRIDQVDTDFVISPANVLSFFQDDAVPIIPDASAGNVARIRLYDGPLSTSQVRSLDRLPNVGGGEQSLLFVSGRDGFNEIYTMNADGGNQQRLTDNELSEVSPKWSSNRLKITFNRRENASVPTQIWVMNADGTGQVNISNSNSTDQESSWRPDGAKIMFSRCDPSGVCDIYTMNPDGTGQTPLTGVNTTGDEYSPAFSRDGTKIIFIRQSATFTNPNIFTANVDGSNVQQLTSTASPVSYASPTFSPNGTQVAVSRSSTAASTSAEIFTMTSTGGSQTNITNNAVSDSSPQWSPDGTRIFFSSLRDTISETYVMNSNGTSPVRLTVNSSTEGASDWALAPAGACPTAFIGVGQTYPGLMDAGTCLISTDRTDLFAFTGTAGQQVAISMETSQFFSKIELLNPSGTVIQTAGGVNGVNNARLPATGYFPLPVAGTYTIRAIAAFGGSGNYTISLYEAPVQSCTYSASPAAADFSVLGGLYSFDVITQPGCPPATAPPATGAAYTGLTYGGGRVSLTVTPNPGGFRFENISVGGSTFQINQCGQGAPGNDNFANAYPISGTDSPPNAIDITSNTLATAENAEPAHAGNPATKSVWFAWTTPALSSGLYSFSTSGSSFDTVMAIYACPGPLSGCTFGNITPVGTNDDTTFYDVTSKVNFRADAGRTYMIAVDGKNGASGTIELSWRRYSRLFRLYLQNYNGNQSPLVPDTVTASNGSNTVIPTLVSLGVYEFNLPADNTTYTVTITGPTGIVWDPNNFPLDTSFRYLDELMRGDSPDGATGGQNTVSNAQNQTPRYIYGYIRNITQPELNGLSVIIGSSRGPNPREEFPCSPLGFQSIAAVPYATYQCLSQPNTLHDIVPNKAGKNFTISVLSFDVPITTQYNGTPGSSFIASNVPTYDLTGRVLAGGAGTRVDLTYTPTGNTQPISLRATTTGDGSFAFPNLVANTYRLKATRTGFVFTDPDPVNLQSNQAVDITPEAACSYTPANITSIPVGGGLAQFSVTTNQPTCEWLAASDVPWITINSGAIVGNGPVHFTAQANTGAGRIGSVRIQGRTDPILVQQATTNPTFGTIAGRVLTPSGIALRNAVVTIIDSAGQRQTAATSSFGVYNFTNVQLGQIYTATVTSKRYRFTARTLPFTTNLNGVDFVGLE; this comes from the coding sequence AGTCGGATGGGGAATCGGGATTTTCCGCCTTGCGAGCGGCAATTTTATAGGCGGGACGGGTAACGGTGAGGGAAATGTGATCGCAAATAATGACGGACCAGGAATAGGCGTTTTCACTTCTCCATTTCCGAACGGACCTACACTTTCGAACAGTATCCTCAACAACTCTATTTTTAACAAAGGCGCCCTCGGTATCGATCTCCAGAGTACAGGAGTCACCCGCAACGAACTTAACGATACCGACACCGGTGCCAACAACCAACAAAACTATCCAATACTCACTTCGGTTAGTGAATCCGCTGGTAATACGTTGATCCAGGGTTTATTGAACTCAACACCGAACACCAATTTTCAAATTCAATTCTTTAGCAATCCTTCGTGCGACTCATCTGGATTCGGCGAAGGACGAACATTTGTCGGTTCAGCTAATGTTTCGACAAATGCGAACGGTAACGCAGTTATTAACTCGATATTTACATCCGTCCCAACCACCGGTTACGTTACGTCCCTCGCAACCAGCTTCGACGGTAGCAATAATCCCTTAGATACTTCCGAATTTTCTCCCTGCCTTTCGCGCCAAACGGTGAACCTAAAGGCCGATTATCAGTTCCAGGGTAACCTGAATAGTACAGTTGCTGGAGCACCGCCAATGACGAATTTAACTGGCAGTGGAGGTGCAAATTCGTTCGTTGCTGATACGGTTGACGGTTATACCCGGCAGTCGCTTCGCTACCCGTTCAATAGTGGTCTTTCTGTTAGTACTGCGGGTGGACTGGTTCCGAATGGCGCCTATACGATTGTCATACTTTTCCGTTTTGACCAGGTGAACAATCTTCGTCGGGTTATTAGTTTTGATAACCGAACCAGTGACGATGGAGCCTACATTGAGAATGGACGTTTTCAAACGGAGCCCACGACGACGACTGCTTTTTTGCCGAGTACATACATCCAGGCAGTGCTAGTCCGGGACGAAAGCGGCCGTATACAAGCATACCGAGACGGTGCCTTGAGAATCGATCAGGTCGATACCGATTTTGTTATCAGTCCGGCAAACGTGTTGAGTTTTTTTCAGGACGATGCCGTGCCAATAATTCCTGATGCCTCTGCCGGAAATGTCGCAAGAATAAGGCTCTACGACGGCCCGCTGTCGACTTCCCAGGTTCGATCCTTGGATCGTCTGCCTAATGTAGGCGGCGGCGAACAGTCGTTACTGTTTGTCAGCGGACGTGACGGATTCAATGAAATTTACACAATGAACGCCGACGGCGGCAATCAACAGCGGCTGACAGATAACGAACTGTCGGAAGTGTCTCCCAAATGGTCGTCCAACAGACTGAAAATAACATTCAACAGACGTGAAAATGCCTCTGTGCCAACTCAAATATGGGTCATGAATGCCGACGGAACCGGGCAGGTCAATATTTCTAATTCGAATAGCACCGACCAAGAATCCTCGTGGAGACCTGACGGCGCAAAGATAATGTTTTCCCGTTGTGATCCCAGCGGAGTTTGCGATATATACACCATGAATCCCGACGGTACCGGGCAGACTCCGTTGACTGGTGTGAATACAACCGGAGACGAATACTCGCCAGCCTTCTCGCGAGATGGAACGAAGATCATTTTTATCAGGCAGAGTGCTACCTTTACTAATCCAAACATCTTTACCGCGAACGTCGATGGCTCCAACGTTCAGCAACTAACGTCCACGGCTTCTCCGGTCAGCTATGCATCCCCAACCTTCTCGCCGAACGGTACTCAGGTTGCGGTCTCACGATCATCCACCGCGGCCTCGACTTCCGCCGAGATCTTTACCATGACTTCGACCGGGGGGAGCCAAACAAATATAACCAACAATGCCGTGTCTGATAGTTCACCACAGTGGTCGCCGGACGGCACCAGAATCTTCTTTTCGAGTTTACGAGACACTATTTCGGAGACATACGTAATGAACTCAAACGGCACTTCTCCCGTTCGATTGACGGTAAATTCCTCTACTGAAGGTGCATCTGATTGGGCATTGGCGCCAGCAGGAGCATGTCCAACCGCATTTATTGGGGTCGGCCAAACATACCCTGGGTTGATGGATGCAGGTACCTGCTTAATCAGCACGGATCGAACTGACCTCTTTGCCTTCACGGGAACCGCCGGCCAGCAGGTTGCGATCTCGATGGAGACATCGCAGTTCTTTTCGAAGATCGAGCTTTTGAATCCGTCAGGAACGGTCATACAAACGGCGGGAGGAGTAAATGGGGTGAATAATGCTCGGTTGCCGGCGACGGGGTATTTCCCCTTGCCGGTGGCGGGGACGTATACGATCCGGGCTATCGCGGCGTTTGGGGGGAGTGGGAATTATACGATCTCGCTGTATGAGGCCCCGGTACAGTCTTGTACATATTCAGCATCGCCCGCTGCGGCGGATTTTTCCGTCTTGGGCGGTCTGTATAGTTTTGATGTGATAACCCAGCCCGGATGTCCGCCGGCGACGGCTCCGCCTGCGACCGGGGCGGCGTATACGGGACTAACTTACGGCGGCGGCCGCGTGAGCCTCACTGTTACACCGAATCCAGGTGGGTTCCGATTTGAGAACATAAGCGTGGGCGGCTCGACGTTTCAGATAAATCAATGCGGACAAGGAGCTCCGGGTAACGATAACTTCGCTAATGCTTATCCCATCTCGGGTACAGATAGTCCGCCTAATGCGATCGACATAACGAGCAATACCCTCGCAACCGCCGAGAATGCAGAGCCGGCCCATGCGGGCAATCCAGCCACGAAGTCGGTGTGGTTCGCGTGGACGACGCCGGCTTTGAGTTCGGGGCTGTACAGCTTTTCGACGTCGGGGTCGAGCTTTGACACGGTGATGGCGATCTATGCGTGCCCGGGGCCGCTGAGCGGCTGCACGTTCGGGAATATTACTCCGGTTGGGACTAATGATGATACGACCTTTTATGATGTGACAAGTAAGGTGAATTTCCGTGCCGATGCGGGACGGACCTACATGATCGCGGTCGACGGCAAGAATGGAGCTTCGGGAACGATCGAGTTGTCGTGGCGGCGGTACTCGAGGCTGTTTCGTCTATACCTGCAAAACTATAACGGTAACCAGTCACCGCTGGTCCCTGACACTGTCACGGCAAGCAACGGCTCGAATACAGTCATTCCGACGCTCGTCTCATTAGGTGTGTATGAGTTCAATCTGCCGGCCGATAACACAACGTACACGGTGACTATCACAGGCCCGACGGGTATTGTCTGGGACCCGAACAACTTTCCGCTGGATACGTCGTTCCGCTATCTCGATGAACTGATGCGAGGTGACAGCCCTGACGGGGCGACGGGCGGGCAGAACACGGTGTCGAACGCCCAGAACCAGACGCCGAGATACATCTACGGCTATATCAGAAACATCACACAGCCCGAACTGAACGGCCTCTCAGTGATCATCGGTTCGTCGAGAGGGCCCAACCCGCGTGAGGAATTCCCGTGCTCGCCGCTTGGGTTCCAATCGATCGCAGCGGTACCGTATGCGACCTACCAATGCCTGTCACAGCCGAATACGCTGCACGACATCGTACCAAACAAGGCGGGAAAGAACTTCACGATCTCGGTGCTCTCGTTCGATGTGCCGATAACGACGCAGTACAACGGCACACCGGGCAGCAGTTTTATCGCCTCGAATGTACCGACCTATGACCTTACCGGCCGGGTACTTGCAGGAGGAGCGGGAACGCGGGTCGATCTGACATATACCCCAACGGGTAATACGCAGCCGATCTCACTGCGAGCGACCACGACGGGGGACGGCTCGTTTGCCTTTCCGAATCTGGTTGCGAACACCTACCGGCTGAAGGCGACCCGAACTGGCTTTGTCTTTACGGATCCGGATCCGGTTAACCTGCAGTCGAACCAAGCGGTAGATATAACTCCTGAAGCCGCGTGCAGTTACACGCCGGCAAATATCACATCGATCCCGGTGGGCGGCGGCCTCGCCCAGTTTAGTGTTACAACCAATCAGCCAACATGTGAATGGCTGGCGGCGAGCGATGTTCCGTGGATCACGATCAATTCAGGAGCGATAGTGGGCAACGGCCCGGTACACTTCACGGCCCAGGCAAATACTGGAGCCGGCCGGATCGGGTCGGTCAGGATCCAGGGGAGAACGGACCCGATCCTGGTGCAGCAGGCAACGACGAACCCGACCTTCGGTACGATCGCAGGCCGGGTCTTAACCCCGTCGGGGATCGCGCTGAGAAACGCCGTGGTGACGATCATCGACTCAGCGGGCCAAAGACAGACAGCCGCGACAAGCTCGTTCGGGGTCTATAACTTCACAAATGTCCAACTCGGCCAGATCTACACGGCAACGGTCACGTCCAAACGATACCGCTTCACCGCCAGAACCCTTCCGTTCACGACAAACCTGAACGGCGTTGACTTTGTGGGTCTTGAGTAA